In Pseudanabaena galeata CCNP1313, one genomic interval encodes:
- a CDS encoding type II toxin-antitoxin system VapC family toxin, producing the protein MKTRVILDTSPLVALINKRDNYHEWSKQQWAMIKPPLLTCEAVITESFFLLRNTHGGQETILKLLERRVIIIDFDLENELIEIQRLLTIYKSVPVSLADACLVRMAELQSNSSVFTLDSDFQIYRKNRHQIIDLIIPNSL; encoded by the coding sequence ATGAAAACCAGAGTTATTTTGGATACGAGTCCATTAGTAGCACTTATCAACAAAAGAGATAATTATCATGAATGGTCAAAGCAGCAGTGGGCAATGATTAAGCCTCCTCTATTGACCTGCGAAGCTGTAATTACAGAGAGTTTTTTCCTGCTTCGTAATACTCACGGTGGTCAAGAAACAATTCTCAAACTTCTTGAGCGTCGAGTCATCATTATAGATTTTGACTTAGAAAACGAGTTGATAGAAATTCAACGACTATTAACAATCTATAAATCCGTCCCAGTCTCATTGGCAGATGCCTGTCTCGTTAGAATGGCAGAATTGCAAAGCAATAGTTCCGTATTTACCCTCGATAGCGATTTCCAAATTTACCGCAAAAATCGCCATCAAATCATAGACCTCATTATTCCAAATAGCCTTTAG